In a genomic window of Melitaea cinxia chromosome 2, ilMelCinx1.1, whole genome shotgun sequence:
- the LOC123662180 gene encoding ATP-dependent DNA helicase pif1-like, which translates to MNNIEDLRETDYDYTQLLQTIQDEHRLNPEQKIVYDQILSSVNSNEGKMFFLDAPGGTGKTFIINLLLAKVRSDRKIALAVASSGIAATLLKGGRTAHSTFKLPLKICSDDVSSVCNISKQSKTGKLMQDCSLIIWDEASMSHKASVEALDRTMRDLRNRNCPMGGCTVLFSGDFRQILPVIARGTRADEVNASLKRSYLWPHITKCELNTKMRILSSSEDNKQFSNNLLQIGNGAFQSGNVKINLSNLCALVQNVEELVETVYPDITNITTKTLCWFKERAILAPTNEQVDKINHLIISKFEAPSQIYYSVDTVLDTVEAVHYPTEFLNSLVPPGIPPHKLILKVGSPVILLRNLNPPKLCNGTRLKIVKLKNFLIECTILTGCGTGDTVLIPRIPMIPSELPFQFKRLQFPIKLAFGITINKAQGQTLKVAGIDLTDQCFSHGQLYVALSRVTCKNNLFVFTNNPSEVMNVVYKEIFQ; encoded by the coding sequence ATGAACAACATCGAGGATTTACGAGAGACTGACTATGATTACACCCAACTCTTACAGACAATTCAAGATGAACATCGCTTAAATCcagaacaaaaaattgtttacgaccAAATATTGTCATCAGTTAATAGTAATGAAGGGAAAATGTTCTTTCTAGATGCACCCGGGGGCACgggtaaaacatttataattaatttattattagcaaaAGTAAGGTCTGACAGAAAAATTGCTCTTGCCGTGGCGTCGTCCGGTATTGCAGCCACACTTTTGAAAGGCGGGCGAACTGCACATTCCACTTTCAAACTACCTTTAAAAATTTGCAGTGACGACGTCTCTAGCGTTTGTAACATCTCAAAACAGAGTAAAACAGGTAAATTAATGCAGGATTGTAGCTTGATTATTTGGGACGAAGCTTCCATGTCCCATAAAGCATCAGTTGAGGCATTAGACAGGACAATGCGCGATTTACGCAACAGAAATTGCCCAATGGGTGGCTGCACCGTTTTGTTTTCTGGAGACTTTCGTCAAATTTTGCCAGTCATAGCAAGGGGGACTAGAGCTGACGAAGTCAATGCATCACTCAAAAGATCTTATCTTTGGCCACATATTACAAAATGTGAACTTAATACAAAAATGAGAATTTTGTCCTCCagtgaagacaataaacaattttcaaataacttacTTCAAATAGGTAATGGTGCATTTCAATccggaaatgttaaaatcaatcttagTAACCTATGTGCTTTGGTTCAAAATGTGGAAGAATTGGTTGAGACCGTATATCCcgatattactaatataactaCAAAGACTTTATGTTGGTTTAAGGAAAGGGCTATATTGGCACCTACTAATGAACAggttgataaaattaatcatttaattatttccaaGTTTGAAGCACCATCACAGATATACTATTCAGTTGATACAGTTTTGGATACCGTAGAGGCAGTACATTATCCAACTGAATTTTTGAATTCTTTAGTTCCTCCCGGAATTCCTCCAcacaagttaatattaaaagtggGTTCACCAGTGATATTACTTAGAAATTTAAATCCCCCAAAATTGTGTAATGGCACGAGactcaaaatagttaaattaaaaaactttctaaTCGAATGCACTATTTTAACTGGCTGTGGTACTGGTGATACTGTTTTAATTCCTAGAATACCGATGATTCCCTCCGAATTACCCTTCCAATTCAAAAGACTGCAATTTCCAATCAAATTAGCCTTtggtattactattaataaggcACAAGGCCAAACTTTAAAAGTTGCAGGAATAGATTTAACTGATCAATGTTTTTCTCACGGTCAGTTATATGTTGCCCTTTCAAGGGTGacatgtaaaaataatctgtttGTGTTTACTAACAATCCGTCAGAAGTAATGAACGTTGTGTATaaggaaatatttcaatag
- the LOC123662192 gene encoding uncharacterized protein LOC123662192: MLIYNIYKNIDEDTYAAIMSFTSGSASGIDGITPQHLKDLVSVSAGDAGRALLNDITNLCNFMLSGKVSSSFLSHIYGARPCAFNKKDGSIRPIAIGTTFRRLASKLACRHIVSSLKTKFQPIQLGFGSKGGCEAAVHAARTFLKSNEAEVLLKVDVKNAFNSLDRATLLNEVSLHLPEIYPYRLRESSAERNLRLSLDRDRHNVLMETETSERRQLRLQNDRIRHINFRNNMPTNGTQNNNRWSNKEYSAMNYSTTIDYQNYRIVCIGSPSIVCQYCSALRWKDESKGLCCSNGKVKLDEIGAPPEPLNSLLDESHPKHTEFMRHIRRYNNAFQMTSFKSQRVVENGFMPTFKVQGQVYHLAGSLLPQVPDDHKFLQIYFISDPEVQATTRCNISNSNSRTPLDNSIVRSLQNMLHLHNRYVQSFKTAMESISLDVPDYNVLIHASRVPDGEHRGRYNAPSTSEVAVVIAGQQFDKRDIVLRSRDENLHKISELHRSYDSLQYPLMFCRGEDGYTIDIPQVNPSTGDRVQKKVSCMNYYCYRLMERHNHYNVLLRYGMLLNQYVVDQYAKLESERLAFIRNNQTQLRAENYIHLQDALHSNEHTTNNIGQLVILPSSFTGGPRYLHEKTQDAMTYVRNYGKPDLFITMTCNPNWKEIKDNLHSTATPQDRYDILNRVNVFGPTRCHMYTVEWQKRGLLHIHLLLWLTNKIRPDQIDTVITAELPDQDEDPTLYDIVVRNMIHGPCGALNPNSPCMHEGKCSKKFPKPYRSQTSTGDDGYPKYRRLSPEEGGRKAAIRNYEIDNRWVVPYNKLLLKIFEAHVNVELCSSVKSIKYVTKYINKGSDQATFSLHSTNEVEQFQSGRYICSSEALWRIMSFNIHERAPTVTHLAVHLENGQRVYFIENNVNDIVNNPRDTTLTAFFKLCAEDDFAKTLTYDKVPAYYTWNQNTKKFQRRKQGAVVLGYPGVRKTDALGRVYVVHPNNAECFHLRLLLHVIKGPTSFRSLRTFEGVTYDTFQGACKAMGLLEDDSHWESTLSEAAICCSPKSLRCLFAIMISFCQITDPHLLWQNYQESMSEDILQRRRQELSSDDLEYDQNIFDEVQIFMQ, from the exons ATgctaatatacaatatatacaagaatataGATGAAGACACCTATGCTGCAATTATGTCGTTCACAAGTGGCTCTGCTAGCGGCATAGACGGCATCACACCACAACATCTTAAAGATCTTGTGAGTGTCTCAGCCGGTGACGCTGGCAGGGCTCTCTTGAATGACATAACCAATCTTTGTAATTTCATGTTATCTGGCAAGGTATCTTCATCTTTTTTGTCTCATATTTACGGTGCAAGACCATGtgcctttaacaaaaaagacggtAGTATCCGTCCGATTGCTATTGGGACCACATTTCGCCGTCTGGCGTCTAAATTGGCATGTAGACACATAGTCTCCagcctaaaaacaaaatttcaaccaaTACAATTGGGCTTTGGAAGCAAAGGAGGCTGTGAAGCAGCAGTTCACGCGGctcgtacttttttaaaaagtaatgaggctGAAGTTCTGCTGAAAGTTGATGTAAAGAATGCTTTTAATTCTTTAGACAGAGCAACCTTGCTTAACGAAGTTTCATTACATCTTCCTGAAATTTATCCTTAT AGGCtacgcgaatcctctgctgaacgtaacctACGTTTATCTTTAGATCGTGATAGACACAATGTTTTAATGGAAACTGAAACATCTGAGAGAAGACAACTCCGACTACAAAACGATCGTATTCGGCACATAAATTTTAGGAATAATATGCCAACAAAtggaacacaaaataataatagatggtccaataaagagtACTCGGCAATGAATTACAGTACAACAattgattatcaaaattatcgtaTCGTTTGTATAGGTTCTCCTTCCATTGTTTGTCAATACTGTTCGGCACTGAGATGGAAAGATGAGTCAAAAGGTTTATGTTGTTCAAATGGTAAGGTAAAATTAGATGAAATAGGTGCTCCACCTGAACCTTTAAATTCTCTACTTGATGAAAGTCATCCAAAGCATACAGAATTTATGCGTCATATTCGGCGGTATAATAATGCGTTCCAGATGACTTCATTCAAAAGTCAACGAGTAGTTGAAAACGGCTTCATGCCAACATTTAAAGTCCAGGGCCAGGTTTACCACCTTGCAGGTAGTCTTCTTCCACAAGTTCCTGACGACCATAAGTTTTtgcagatatattttatttccgatCCTGAAGTTCAAGCAACGACTCgatgtaatattagtaatagtaattcaagaACACCACTTGATAACTCTATAGTCAGGTCATTGCAAAACATGTTGCATTTGCATAATAGATACGTACAATCTTTTAAAACTGCAATGGAAAGTATCTCTCTCGATGTCCCAGATTACAATGTATTAATTCATGCCAGCAGGGTACCTGACGGTGAACACCGTGGACGGTATAATGCTCCTTCTACCAGTGAAGTAGCAGTTGTCATTGCTGGACAACAATTTGACAAAAGGGATATCGTTCTTCGAAGCCGCGACGAAAATCTCCACAAAATTTCCGAACTACATCGTTCATATGACAGTCTTCAATATCCATTGATGTTTTGTCGAGGTGAAGACGGTTACACAATTGATATTCCCCAAGTTAATCCTTCTACAGGAGACAGAGTACAGAAGAAAGTTTcatgtatgaattattattgctaTCGTTTAATGGAACgccataatcattataatgttttactaaGGTACGGAATGTTACTGAATCAATATGTTGTAGATCAGTATGCTAAACTAGAATCAGAACGTTTAGCTTTTATACGAAATAACCAAACACAATTACGCGCagaaaattatatacacttacAGGATGCTTTACATTCTAATGAACACACGACAAACAATATTGGGCAGCTGGTAATATTACCGTCATCTTTTACTGGCGGACCAAGATACTTACACGAAAAAACTCAAGATGCCATGACCTATGTCAGGAATTACGGGAAACCTGACCTCTTCATTACTATGACCTGTAATCCtaattggaaagaaataaaagataatctgCATTCCACCGCAACACCTCAAGACcgatatgacattttaaatcgt GTAAACGTATTTGGTCCGACACGCTGTCACATGTATACGGTGGAGTGGCAAAAACGTGGGCTGCTACATATACATTTGCTTTTGTGGCTGACAAATAAAATCAGGCCCGACCAAATTGACACAGTTATAACGGCAGAATTACCAGACCAAGACGAAGACCCAACATTGTATGACATCGTGGTAAGGAACATGATTCACGGACCCTGTGGAGCTTTAAACCCTAACTCGCCATGCATGCATGAgggaaaatgttcaaaaaaattCCCAAAACCATATCGGAGTCAAACTTCAACTGGTGATGATGGCTATCCAAAGTATAGAAGATTATCACCAGAGGAAGGAGGACGCAAGGCTGCTATTCGTAATTACGAAATTGATAACAGATGGGTAGTGCCttacaataaactattattaaaaattttcgagGCGCATGTTAATGTAGAACTTTGCAGTTCcgtgaaatcaataaaatatgtcactAAATACATCAATAAAGGAAGTGACCAGGCTACGTTTAGTTTACATTCTACAAATGAAGTAGAACAATTTCAATCTGGCCGCTACATTTGTAGTTCTGAAGCACTATGGCGGATTATGTCCTTCAATATTCATGAAAGAGCACCAACTGTCACACACCTCGCTGTTCATTTAGAAAACGGACAGCGGGTGTATTTCattgaaaataatgtaaatgacaTTGTGAATAATCCAAGAGATACTACTTTAACAGCGTTTTTCAAACTATGTGCAGAGGACGACTTCGCAAAAACTCTGACCTACGACAAGGTGCCTGCCTATTATACCTGgaatcaaaatacgaaaaaattccAACGACGAAAGCAGGGGGCGGTAGTTCTCGGGTACCCTGGCGTGAGAAAAACAGATGCTCTTGGAAGGGTGTACGTGGTACACCCTAATAATGCAGAATGTTTTCATTTGCGGTTGTTACTCCACGTTATAAAAGGCCCTACTTCGTTTAGAAGTCTCCGCACTTTTGAAGGTGTAACTTACGACACATTCCAAGGGGCTTGCAAAGCTATGGGCCTCCTCGAAGATGACAGTCACTGGGAGAGTACGCTCTCTGAAGCAGCCATATGCTGTTCACCAAAATCACTTAGGTGCCTTTTTGCCATTATGATATCGTTCTGCCAAATCACGGACCCGCATCTTCTTTGGCAAAACTATCAGGAAAGTATGTCCGAAGATATACTGCAACGCAGACGACAAGAACTGTCATCAGATGATTTAGAGTAcgaccaaaatatttttgatgaagtTCAAATCTTTATGCAATGA